The DNA region CGCGTGTGCGTGTCGGCGTCGGTGGCGGTTCCGATCATGATCGGGTGGCTGCGTCCGGTCATCGTCCTGCCTGCGGCCGTTCTGGCCGCACTGCCGCTCGCGCAACTTGAAGCGCTGCTGGCGCACGAGTTCGCGCACATTCGGCGTCACGACTACCTCGTGAATCTCCTCCAGTCGGCCGTTGAAACGATCTGCTTTTATCACCCGGCTGTGTGGTGGATGTCGCGTGAGGTGCGCCGGCAGCGCGAACAGTGCTGCGACGACATCGCCGTGGGCGTGTGCGACCGCCTCACCTACGTGTCTGCACTCTCGGCGCTGGCATCGATGGCGCCGCCCCGGTTGGCGCTTGCCGCCACCGGAGGCTCTCTTCGCGACCGCGTTCGTCGTCTTGTTGAACCCACGTCTCACTCATCAGCCAAAGGAGGCTGGATGGCCATGTTCCCAATTCTCCTCGTTGTCTCGTTTGTTGCTCCCCAGGCCTGGGACGCTCAGGCTGTTCCACCCGTGACCGCGCCTCCGGTTGCCGTTGTTGAGCAGGCTCCCGTCGTCCCGGTCGCGCCGCCCACGGTGGCGCCAGTGGTTGTGCAGGCGCCCCGCCGGCCTTCGGTGCGTGTCGCGCCGACAGCGGTGCCTCCCGTTGGTGTTCAAAGCGAGCGACGCGTCGTCGCGCGCCAGCCCGTGGGTGTGGTGGCGCCAAGACCAACGCCAGTGATGAGGCGCAGCGTGCAGCCGGTGGGCGGGCAGGCGGGCGTGAGCACCCCGGGGCAGGCTAGCGATGCCAGACGACGTGAGCAGGTCAGCGATGCCAGACAACGTGAGATAGAAGCCAATCTCACCGAAGTGTCTCGACGTCTGCGGGAATTGCGGGCTGAGGGTGAGCGCACGGTCGCCGGCGCGGAACTCGCCTCGCTTGAACTCCGCCTGCGTCAGGAAGTGATGACTGTGGCCCGACAGAAGGAACTGGCCGACAAGGGACTTTCAACCAGGGATGCCGTTGCGGCAGCGGAACTGCGAGTGGAGGGGACGCGGCTGGAGGTTCAAGCAGCCAGGGCGCTTCACGATATCCACCAACGTGAGGTCGGGGTGTCGCGGGCGGGTGCGGACACCGAGCGCATGACCGTCGAACTCCGGGCCATGGCGACACTCGACCCGGATGCCATTGTGCAGGCTCAGGATCGCCTGACGATCGCGGTCGCGGGTGAGCCTGACCTGCCCACAGCGTTCACGGTGAGCGCCGACGGTGCCATCCGGTTTCCGTTTCTCGGCAGCATTCGAGTGCAGGGGTCCACGGCCAGTCAAGTTCAGTCGGTGATCCAGAAGTTGATCGCGGACAAGGGGCTCGCCCAGAATCCGTCGGTCACCGTCTCCGTGAGGCGCGCGCGGGGCCGCTAGCGTCTCCTGCGCACCAATCCAGGCGCTCCCCTCGTCCGTCTAACGGCTATGCTGACGAGGGGAGCGATGACGATGAGACTTCGGGTGGTCGCGGTGCTGGCCCTGATTGGGGCGGTGCCCACCTTCGGTCAGGTGGTGCCGCCGCCACAGGCCGGTCGCGATACGCAGGCCCAGGCCCAGGCGCCAGCCACTGCGTTGATCATGGGAACGGTGGTCACCGGCAGCGGTGGACAACCGGCCGATGGCGTGAGGCTCACGCTGTCAGGCGCCGAACTGCGCGGCACACGCTCTGCCTTGAGTGACGACAACGGCAAGTTTGCGTTCCTGGCACTGCCGCCAGGCACGTACACGCTTCGGGCGGCGAAGACGGGCTACGTCAGCGCCACGTTCGGCCAGAAGGCTCCAGGGCGTCCGGGCACGCCGATTGTGCTCGCCGTGGGACAGCAACTGAAGGACGTCTCGCTTGAGGTTCCAAAGGGCGGTGTCATCTCCGGCATCATCTACGACGAAAAAAGCCGACCGGCCGTCAGCACCACCGTTCGCGTGATGCAGTGGTCGATGCAGTCGGGAGAGCGGGTGTTGAATTCCGCGGGAACGTCGACCACCGATGATCGGGGCATGTACCGCGTATTCGGGTTGGCCCCTGGTGAGTACCTCGTGAACGCCGTTCCCCGCAACACCTCAACGACCATGGTGACGAGTGAGGACCTGCAGAGTCTGCAGCGGATGGAGGAACTGACCCGCATGGGACTGGCGTCTCCGGTCGACATCGAACGGTTGGCGCGCGACATGGCCACGCCGAACACCACCAACGACCCCGTTTCTGGATACGCCGCTGTCTACTATCCCGGCACTGCCCAGGCCGGCACCGCCCAGTCTGTGAAGATCGGCGTGAGTCAGGAGCTGCTCGGCATCGATTTCCAGTTGCAGCGGGTGCCCCTGTCCCGGGTGACCGGCCAGGTCACTGTGCCCAGCAACGTCAACGTGGCCAGCGTGCAGGTGCGCCTTGTTGACCGCACGTCGCCCACGCCGGGCCAGGCGCAGTTCTCGGCGCGGCCCGACCGCAATGGCACGTTCACAATCACGTCGGTGCCGCCTGGGCAATACGAGGTCAGCGCCACGGTGACTGTTCCAGTGGCGCGTCCGCCGGTGCCACCCGTGCCGCCGGGCGCTCAGTCGCTTCCACGGGAAGTGCAGATGCAGATGGACATGGACATGCAGATGTCCGGTGGCGGCCCCCGGCTGTGGGCGCTGGCCGAGGTCACGGTAGATGGCGGCTACTCGCCGAGTGTGGCGCTCTCACTGCAGGAGGGCATGACCGTGAGTGGTAGCGTGGCGTTTGACGGCACGGCGCCGTTGCCGCCACGCCTCAACCAGGTTCGTCTGACATTGTCGCCGCACGGCCTGGCGATGCAATCGAGCGGCGTGAGCACACTCAACGTCAGCGCTGACGCCAATGGACGGTTCACGCTCGCGGGCGTTGGGCCGGGGCAGTACCGCATTCGTGCGTCCAGTCTGGCGGGCTGGAGCTTGAAGTCCGTCATGGTCGATGGACGTGACACTCTCGACTTCTGGGTTGACGTGAAACCCGGAGAGAACGTCTCAAGCGTCGTCGCGACATTTGGTGACAAGGGCACCGATCTCAAGGGGATGTTGCAGAGCCAGACCGGACAGCCCACCGCCGACTTCACCGTGATCATTTTTCCGGCCGACAACCGGTACTGGGTGCCGCTCTCACGACGCGTACGTTCGGCACGGCCGTCCACCGACGGCAAATTCGGGTTCATGGGTCTTCCAGCCGGAGAGTATCGCCTGGCCGCGGTCACCGACGTGGAACCTGGTGCCTGGTACGATCCGGCGCTGCTGCAACAGTTGCAGCAGGCGTCGGTCTCGGTGCGCCTGATCGACGGGCAGCCCGTGATTCAGAATCTTCGGGTGAGCTCGGGTTCTTAACGTACGGAGGCCGGACCTTCAGGTCCGGCAATTTCGCCGGGTCTAAAGACCCGGCCTCCATCAGTGCAATCCCTTACGCCGGCAGCGTGGGGTGGCGGTCCTTCCACTCCGTCGCTTGTTCATACGCGTGCGCGATACGGCAGATGGTGGCTTCGTCGTAGAGCCGGCCGGTCACCATCAGCGGCTGCGGCAGGTTGTTGGCAAAGCCGCACTTGAGCGCGATTGCCGGATGGCCCGTCAGGTTCGTGGCCGCCAGCCCCGCGTTGTTCGATGAGATGAACGCGTCGTGTTTGTCCATGAACGTGTCCCACTCACGCATCAGGAGCGTACGGATCCGCTGTGCGCGCAGGTACTCCACGGCCGGCACGAAGCGCGCGGAGCGGAATGTCGCGCCCCACGTGCTGTTGCTGGCGGTCATCAGGTCTGTGCCGCGAGACCTGGTCAGGTCGTCAAATGCCGCGGCGGCTTCCACACTCAACACAAAGCCCAGTGCGTTGGCGGGATAGTCGGGCAGATCCACCGGTTCGAGTTTGGCGCCCAGTTTCTGAAGGGTGGCCATGGCGTCCTGGAGGTTCTTCAGTCGTTCGGCGGCCGCGGCCTGCTGCTGGGCCGCGTTCGCGCCGCCCCCTCGACCACCCCCACCGCCGGCGCCGCGCCCGGCGCCTCGTCCGGCAGCCGCTGCCTCGAAGTCGCTGCGCACATAGCCGATGCGGTACCCCGCCAGCGGTGCGTCCGCATTCCAGGTGAACGAGGCGTCCGCCACGCTCTCATCCCGGCCATCAGGACCGTAGATGGCATTCAACACCAGCACGCAGTCTTCGACGCTGCGGCACATGGGTCCGATCTTGTCCATGGTCCACGACAACTCCATCGCGCCGTAACGGCTCACGCGACCGTACGTCGGCCGAAGGCCTACGACGCCGTTGACGGACGTCGGCGAGATGATCGAGCCGCGGGTTTCGGTGCCGATGGAGAAGCCGACGCAACCGGCGGCGGTGGCTGATCCTGGCCCTGCCGACGACCCACTGGCGCCGCCCTGCGGATTCCAGGGATTGCGCGTGCGACCACCAAACCACTGGTCGCCCTGCGCCAGCGCGCCCATCGTGAGTTTTGCCACGAGCACCGCGCCCGCATCGCGCAGGCGCTCCACCACGGTGGCGTCATAGTCGGGCACCTGGTTCATGTAGGGTTCGGCACCAAAGGTGGTGGCGATGCCCTTGGTGGCCAACAGGTCCTTCGCTCCCCAGGGAATGCCGTGAAGCGGGCCCTTGTACTTGCCCGACGCGATAGCCTTGTCCGCTTCAGAGGCCTGCTGCAGGGCCAGTTCCTCGGTGATCGTGACGGCGAAGAGGAGCGTGGGCTGGTAGCGCTTCAGCCTCGCGAGGTACATCTGCGTCAACTCAGTGGACGACACCAGTTTGCGCTCGAGCAACGCGGCGAGTTTTGTGACCGGCCAGAAGGCCACATCCTCAAGGTTGGCTGGCCGCTTGATCGACCCCACCGCTGGTTTGGCGTAGCGCACGACCCGCCCAGGCGTGGCCGGCCCTTTGGGCTTTTCGCCGGGAAGGTATGGCCGAAAGGTCAGCGCCACTTCCGTGTCGTGCGGAATCTCGATCTGCCGCAACTGCTGATAGGTGGAGAGGTTGGCGTTCAGGCCGCGCGCGATCGCTTCCTCTTCAGCGGTGTGGAAATCGAGTCCGGTGATGGCCTCCGCACAATCCACCGTCTCACGTGAGATCGGTCCCACGGCGGCCTGCTGCGCAAACGTCTTTGTGGCCACGGCACCAGCCACAGCCACCGGGACCGCCTTCAGAAATGCGCGCCGAGTCTTGGTCTCGCTCATTTTTTCTCTTTCAGTCCGGTCGGCAGGGCCACATCAAGGTCGGATGCAGCGGGGTCGATTGAAAGCGTCTCGCTCGTGGAGGTATAGAGCAGGCTCCGCTGTTCGGGTTTCTTGTTGCCCATCATGCGGCGAGCCAGCGCTCCGCTCAGTCCGCCGCCGCTGGCCGGCGCCGCCGGAGCCTCGGCCATCGCTGCCGTGCTCTTCACCGTCTCGGTCTTCTGCACGAGGAGCAGCGGCGTGCCATCGAGCTTCTTCATTTGCTCTTCGGTCTGCGCCATGATCTTCTGCAAACTCGGATACATCGCGGCCATGCCGGCGAACTGCTGTGCCATCGCCCCAATGCTGTCTCCGTAGACGGCTTTGATGAACTTCGCATCAAAAAGCGCCACTTCATTCAAGGCGGGGATGCGCGGGCCCACCCAGGTTTCATTGGTCATCACCATGCCGCCGCCTTCTTCAAGCGTCTTCCCCTTCTCATGGGCTGTGATGGTGACGATCACCTGCTTGGCCGGGTGGCCCGCAATGGTACGGGTTTGGCCGGTGGCCTTCACGTCGAAACTGACTTCAACTTCTTTTCCCGGCTGATCGAGTTCGTCGCGGTTCTCGGCGGGCATGTCCTTAGCCGCCTTGGCTGCGTCGGCCTGCGCTTTCTTGATCTGCGCGCGCAGCTGGTCGAACGTCATCACACGGTATTCTTTTTTCTTGAAGTCGATGTCGTAGATCTTCTCTTCCGAGAGGTCGATGATCTGTCCGGTCTGATCGTTCAGCGTGGCCTTGCGGTTGCCCTTCACCGCCACGGTGGACGTCAGCCCATCCTTCATGGCAGATCCGCCCGCCATGCCCATCACGCGGCCCAGCATGCCCTCGAACTTCAGCACCGTCTTCTCGCGCTTCTTGACGTCGGCATGCAGCGCCGGTACAAACGCGACGGCCGACAGCAGACTCAGAACTACAAATGCGCAACTCAACTTCTTTCGTGACATGACAGTCCTCCCAACGGGGCTATTCTATGGCAGCGGGGGGCAAATGAGACACTTGGTCACAGTGGCGGTCGGGCTCGCGATGCTGGCAGGTCAGGGAGCACACACGATGGAACAGCGACGGGCGATTACGGCAGGAGCGCCCCCGATTGGGCCGTACAGCCCGGCGGTGGTCGCCGGTGGACTGGTCTATGTGTCGGGCCTGCTCGGCACCGGCGCCGACGGCCAAATGGTGGGACCCGACGTGGCGTCGCAAACCCGGCGCATCCTCGATCGGATGACCGAGATCCTCGAGGCCGCAGGCTCTTCTCTGGGCCAGACGGTCAGCGTATCAGTGTTCCTGAAGAACCCGGGCGACTTCGAGGCGCTCAACGCGACCTACCGTGACTACTTCCGCGAGAGCCCACCGGTCCGGACCACGGTCGTGGCCGACCTTCTGAACGGCGCGCTGGTGGAGATTGCGGCGATCGCAGTCCCCAAAGGAGCCACGCGTGAGGTTCTCCATCCGGCAGGGTGGATCAAATCCCCCCGCCCGTATTCCTACATCGTCCGCACCGATGACCTGGTGTTTTTGTCTGGCCTCGTTTCGCGCCGGGGCGTTGATGACGCGCTCGTGCCCGGTGCGGTCGACGTTCAGACCACGACGATCCTCGATAACGCGGCCACACTTCTGAAGACCGCGGGTGTTGGTCTGGAAGATGTCGTGCAGTCGCGCGTCTTCATTACAGACGACGTGGTGTTCGACGCGATGAATAACACCTACCGAACCTATTTTCCGAAGGAGCCGCCTGCGCGAGCGACGGCGGTGGCCCGCCTGATGGGCAATGACTTCCTGGTAGAGGTCACGCTCGTTGCCACACGAGGCGAGAAGGAAGTCCTGGGCGCCGTCGTCTCGCCGAGCCTGCCGCTTTCCACGGCCGTGCGGGCCGGCAACCGCGTGTTCCTCTCCGGTGTGCTGGGCAACACGGACGCGAACATGGG from Acidobacteriota bacterium includes:
- a CDS encoding polysaccharide biosynthesis/export family protein, coding for MKDALALALVHFIWQGALLGITGGLLIRLAKTPSIRYAIGITTMVAMLAAPALTFVAVTTGEPVMADTRTRSAVAPAQEHNTVADPGVAITTASEVPARTFRLPTTWILGFWGLGVAVLSLRLIGGWAVARRMATQTLTPVGAELQHLAAQVASRLNVRRAVRVCVSASVAVPIMIGWLRPVIVLPAAVLAALPLAQLEALLAHEFAHIRRHDYLVNLLQSAVETICFYHPAVWWMSREVRRQREQCCDDIAVGVCDRLTYVSALSALASMAPPRLALAATGGSLRDRVRRLVEPTSHSSAKGGWMAMFPILLVVSFVAPQAWDAQAVPPVTAPPVAVVEQAPVVPVAPPTVAPVVVQAPRRPSVRVAPTAVPPVGVQSERRVVARQPVGVVAPRPTPVMRRSVQPVGGQAGVSTPGQASDARRREQVSDARQREIEANLTEVSRRLRELRAEGERTVAGAELASLELRLRQEVMTVARQKELADKGLSTRDAVAAAELRVEGTRLEVQAARALHDIHQREVGVSRAGADTERMTVELRAMATLDPDAIVQAQDRLTIAVAGEPDLPTAFTVSADGAIRFPFLGSIRVQGSTASQVQSVIQKLIADKGLAQNPSVTVSVRRARGR
- a CDS encoding carboxypeptidase regulatory-like domain-containing protein translates to MTMRLRVVAVLALIGAVPTFGQVVPPPQAGRDTQAQAQAPATALIMGTVVTGSGGQPADGVRLTLSGAELRGTRSALSDDNGKFAFLALPPGTYTLRAAKTGYVSATFGQKAPGRPGTPIVLAVGQQLKDVSLEVPKGGVISGIIYDEKSRPAVSTTVRVMQWSMQSGERVLNSAGTSTTDDRGMYRVFGLAPGEYLVNAVPRNTSTTMVTSEDLQSLQRMEELTRMGLASPVDIERLARDMATPNTTNDPVSGYAAVYYPGTAQAGTAQSVKIGVSQELLGIDFQLQRVPLSRVTGQVTVPSNVNVASVQVRLVDRTSPTPGQAQFSARPDRNGTFTITSVPPGQYEVSATVTVPVARPPVPPVPPGAQSLPREVQMQMDMDMQMSGGGPRLWALAEVTVDGGYSPSVALSLQEGMTVSGSVAFDGTAPLPPRLNQVRLTLSPHGLAMQSSGVSTLNVSADANGRFTLAGVGPGQYRIRASSLAGWSLKSVMVDGRDTLDFWVDVKPGENVSSVVATFGDKGTDLKGMLQSQTGQPTADFTVIIFPADNRYWVPLSRRVRSARPSTDGKFGFMGLPAGEYRLAAVTDVEPGAWYDPALLQQLQQASVSVRLIDGQPVIQNLRVSSGS
- a CDS encoding amidase; its protein translation is MSETKTRRAFLKAVPVAVAGAVATKTFAQQAAVGPISRETVDCAEAITGLDFHTAEEEAIARGLNANLSTYQQLRQIEIPHDTEVALTFRPYLPGEKPKGPATPGRVVRYAKPAVGSIKRPANLEDVAFWPVTKLAALLERKLVSSTELTQMYLARLKRYQPTLLFAVTITEELALQQASEADKAIASGKYKGPLHGIPWGAKDLLATKGIATTFGAEPYMNQVPDYDATVVERLRDAGAVLVAKLTMGALAQGDQWFGGRTRNPWNPQGGASGSSAGPGSATAAGCVGFSIGTETRGSIISPTSVNGVVGLRPTYGRVSRYGAMELSWTMDKIGPMCRSVEDCVLVLNAIYGPDGRDESVADASFTWNADAPLAGYRIGYVRSDFEAAAAGRGAGRGAGGGGGRGGGANAAQQQAAAAERLKNLQDAMATLQKLGAKLEPVDLPDYPANALGFVLSVEAAAAFDDLTRSRGTDLMTASNSTWGATFRSARFVPAVEYLRAQRIRTLLMREWDTFMDKHDAFISSNNAGLAATNLTGHPAIALKCGFANNLPQPLMVTGRLYDEATICRIAHAYEQATEWKDRHPTLPA